A region from the Rufibacter sp. DG15C genome encodes:
- a CDS encoding DUF3108 domain-containing protein, protein MRAPYKFLFLTGFLGTILSGFAAKDSMRVIDNDSFKSGETLQYKVHYGVINAGEAVINVAPTIHRVNNRVCYQASVNGRTTGSFDFFHRVRDSWTSYIDTTSIVPQRFTRNIEEGRYKKKETTEFDHYQNKVSVTDSRDNRKNVNYNVPDNVQDMVSGFYYLRTLKLQNYKVGDTFKVQGFLDDEVFNMVVMYKGKEIVETKAGKIRAHRLVPRMPANKLFSGENAISVYLSDDNNKIPVLIKAEMFVGSVKVDLYKYSGLQSRLSVVK, encoded by the coding sequence ATGCGAGCTCCATATAAATTTCTTTTCCTTACTGGTTTTCTAGGAACCATCCTGAGTGGTTTTGCCGCGAAAGACTCTATGCGGGTCATTGACAATGACAGCTTCAAGTCTGGTGAAACCCTCCAATACAAGGTCCATTACGGTGTCATCAACGCTGGCGAGGCGGTCATCAACGTGGCCCCTACCATTCACCGCGTGAACAACCGAGTGTGCTACCAGGCTTCTGTGAACGGTAGAACCACTGGCTCTTTTGACTTCTTCCACCGCGTGCGTGACTCCTGGACGTCGTATATAGACACTACCTCCATTGTGCCGCAGCGCTTTACCAGAAACATTGAGGAAGGTCGCTACAAAAAGAAAGAAACCACTGAGTTTGACCATTACCAGAACAAGGTTTCTGTCACAGACAGCCGTGACAACCGTAAAAACGTGAACTACAACGTGCCAGACAACGTGCAGGACATGGTGAGCGGCTTTTACTACTTACGTACCCTCAAACTGCAGAACTACAAAGTAGGCGATACCTTTAAAGTGCAGGGCTTCCTGGACGACGAGGTGTTCAACATGGTGGTGATGTACAAAGGCAAAGAAATAGTAGAAACCAAAGCCGGAAAGATACGGGCCCACCGTCTGGTACCGCGCATGCCGGCCAACAAACTGTTCAGCGGTGAAAACGCCATTTCTGTATACCTATCAGATGACAACAACAAGATTCCGGTCTTGATCAAAGCCGAAATGTTTGTAGGCTCTGTAAAGGTGGACTTGTACAAGTACAGCGGCTTGCAGAGCAGGTTGAGTGTGGTGAAGTAA
- the rplM gene encoding 50S ribosomal protein L13, translating into MDHLSYKTLSVNKAAADKGWVVIDAGDSTLGRVASQIAMILRGKTKPSFTPNADCGDNVIVINSDKVRMTGKKWDKKTFVTHTGYPGGQKTFTPRELKAKSSTLLVERAVRGMLPKSRLGREQFRNLYVYPGVEHPHEAQQPVTVKLTK; encoded by the coding sequence ATGGACCATTTAAGTTATAAGACGCTATCAGTTAATAAGGCGGCCGCAGATAAAGGCTGGGTAGTGATAGACGCCGGAGACTCAACATTAGGCCGTGTGGCTAGCCAGATCGCTATGATCTTGCGCGGTAAAACCAAACCTTCTTTCACTCCAAACGCTGACTGCGGTGATAACGTGATTGTTATCAACTCTGACAAAGTTAGAATGACTGGTAAGAAGTGGGACAAGAAGACGTTTGTGACGCACACTGGTTACCCAGGTGGTCAGAAGACCTTCACTCCGCGTGAGTTGAAAGCCAAATCTTCTACCCTATTGGTAGAGCGTGCCGTGAGAGGTATGCTACCTAAGTCACGTTTAGGACGTGAGCAGTTCCGCAACCTGTACGTGTATCCAGGTGTAGAGCATCCGCATGAGGCGCAACAGCCTGTTACAGTAAAACTTACAAAATAA
- the rpsB gene encoding 30S ribosomal protein S2, which yields MANTTYKELLDAGVHFGHLTRKWDPKMAPYIFMEKNGIHIIDLNKTLVSLDEAISAIKQIAKSGRKILFVATKKQAQDIVAEEAKRLKMPYVTDRWLGGMLTNFQTVRKSLKKMSTIDKMVKENTAYAAMAKRERLMMSREREKLERVLGGIADLSRLPAALFIVDVKREGIAIKEAQKLNLPVFAIVDTNSNPELVDFPIPANDDASKSIALITSLIGKAIEEGLSERKVDKDETDKKRSEEEGIQEKIEAE from the coding sequence ATGGCTAATACCACATATAAAGAATTACTGGACGCCGGTGTACACTTTGGTCACCTTACCAGAAAATGGGATCCTAAAATGGCTCCGTACATTTTCATGGAGAAAAACGGTATCCACATCATTGACCTAAACAAAACCTTAGTTTCTCTAGATGAGGCTATCTCCGCTATCAAGCAGATTGCCAAGTCTGGCCGCAAGATTTTGTTTGTCGCTACCAAAAAACAAGCGCAGGACATAGTAGCAGAAGAGGCAAAACGCCTTAAGATGCCTTATGTAACGGATCGTTGGTTGGGTGGTATGTTGACTAACTTCCAGACTGTACGTAAGTCTTTGAAGAAAATGTCTACCATTGACAAAATGGTAAAAGAGAACACTGCATATGCCGCCATGGCAAAGCGTGAGCGTTTGATGATGTCTCGTGAGCGCGAGAAGCTTGAGCGTGTATTGGGTGGTATCGCTGACTTGTCACGTCTCCCAGCTGCTTTGTTCATCGTGGACGTGAAGCGTGAAGGCATCGCTATCAAAGAAGCTCAGAAATTGAACTTGCCAGTATTCGCGATTGTAGATACCAACTCTAACCCAGAGCTAGTAGACTTCCCTATCCCGGCAAACGATGATGCTTCTAAGTCTATCGCTTTGATTACTTCATTGATTGGTAAGGCCATTGAAGAAGGTCTTTCTGAGCGTAAAGTAGACAAAGACGAAACCGACAAGAAGCGTTCTGAAGAAGAAGGCATCCAAGAGAAAATTGAGGCTGAATAG
- the tsf gene encoding translation elongation factor Ts, whose amino-acid sequence MAITAQDVNRLRQETGAGMMDCKKALTEANGDFEAAKDILRKAGQKIASKRADNATSEGIVLTQVNAEGTVGKVVALACETEPVSKVEDFKNLANAVLAAAVASNSTSKEDLLATPQADGRSLNDHITDLMGKIGEKIDVAAYETINAEKVVAYNHSNGKLGVLVGLTNTGGVEVSEVGKDVAMQIAAMKPIAVDKDGVDANTIQREIEIGKEQARQEGKPEEMLEKIAQGKLNKFYKESTLLNQEFVKDPSVTIAKLLDNTNKGMTVTEFKRIAIG is encoded by the coding sequence ATGGCTATTACAGCACAAGACGTTAACAGACTGCGCCAGGAAACCGGTGCCGGTATGATGGACTGCAAAAAAGCGCTTACTGAAGCGAACGGCGATTTTGAAGCCGCCAAAGACATCCTTCGCAAGGCTGGTCAGAAGATTGCCAGCAAGCGTGCTGACAACGCTACCTCTGAAGGTATTGTGTTGACGCAAGTAAACGCTGAAGGTACAGTAGGTAAAGTTGTTGCCTTGGCTTGTGAGACTGAACCAGTTTCTAAAGTAGAAGACTTCAAAAACCTGGCGAACGCCGTTTTAGCTGCTGCTGTTGCCAGCAACTCTACTTCAAAAGAAGACTTATTGGCTACGCCGCAGGCAGATGGCCGCTCGCTAAACGACCACATCACTGACTTGATGGGTAAAATTGGTGAGAAGATTGACGTTGCCGCTTATGAGACCATCAACGCTGAGAAAGTTGTAGCTTACAACCACTCTAACGGTAAGTTAGGTGTATTGGTAGGTTTGACGAACACTGGTGGCGTAGAGGTTTCTGAGGTTGGAAAAGACGTAGCCATGCAGATTGCCGCTATGAAGCCAATCGCTGTAGACAAAGACGGTGTTGATGCTAACACTATCCAACGCGAGATTGAGATTGGAAAAGAGCAGGCTCGTCAAGAAGGCAAGCCAGAAGAAATGCTTGAGAAAATTGCTCAAGGCAAACTGAACAAGTTCTACAAAGAAAGCACTTTGTTGAACCAGGAGTTCGTGAAAGACCCTTCTGTAACCATCGCTAAATTATTGGATAACACCAACAAAGGCATGACCGTTACTGAGTTCAAGCGTATCGCTATCGGTTAA
- a CDS encoding RluA family pseudouridine synthase — MKLPAFQDLIIFENEDYIVVNKPPFLATLEDRSFQSSNLLALARDYCDDAQVCHRIDKETSGALAIAKNPEAYRHLSMQFEDRKVTKVYHAVVWGSYEFDNLLVDRAIQPGLKGIAKLAFKGKPAQTYFTTLEKFSRHTLVECKPVTGRMHQIRLHLSYLKASIVQDEMYGGKPLFLSSLKRKFNLAKDTEEQPLIKRFALHSYQLGFTLLNGEPVTITADYPKDFQVLVKLLRQNS, encoded by the coding sequence ATGAAGCTACCCGCTTTCCAAGACCTTATTATTTTTGAGAACGAAGATTACATAGTCGTCAACAAGCCGCCGTTTCTGGCCACGCTGGAAGACCGTTCTTTCCAATCCTCTAACCTACTGGCCCTGGCCCGCGACTATTGCGATGACGCCCAGGTCTGTCACCGCATTGACAAGGAAACGTCTGGCGCCCTGGCCATCGCCAAAAACCCCGAGGCCTACCGTCACTTGTCCATGCAGTTTGAAGACCGTAAAGTGACCAAAGTCTACCACGCCGTGGTCTGGGGAAGCTATGAATTTGACAACCTGCTGGTGGACCGCGCCATTCAGCCGGGCTTGAAAGGCATTGCCAAGCTGGCCTTCAAAGGCAAGCCCGCTCAGACGTATTTCACTACGCTGGAGAAGTTCTCACGCCATACCTTGGTGGAGTGCAAACCAGTAACCGGCCGCATGCACCAGATTCGTCTACACCTATCCTACCTGAAGGCTTCTATTGTACAGGATGAGATGTACGGTGGCAAGCCACTGTTCCTGTCATCGCTCAAGCGCAAGTTCAACCTGGCCAAAGACACCGAGGAACAGCCTTTGATTAAACGCTTCGCGCTGCACTCCTACCAGTTGGGCTTTACGCTATTGAACGGTGAGCCGGTGACCATCACCGCAGACTACCCGAAGGACTTTCAAGTGCTGGTGAAGTTGCTGCGGCAGAACAGCTAG
- a CDS encoding SDR family NAD(P)-dependent oxidoreductase has product MKGRLEGKVAIVTGGGTGIGEAICHKFAKEGASVVVCGFPEDPVEDVAKAITKDGGVAIAYTGDISIEANAKTCVDLAVKQYGQLDILVNNAGVFPVTALLQDYPTDAFEYMLRHNVTSAFMMSRAALPELHKTKGNIVSAGSEAGKIGIAQNTPYGGTKGFIHAFMQGLAVEQAQFGVRCNCVCPGPIDTAWTHKETGPMDKKMETTMIQATPLGRRGTPEEVANVYAFLASDEASYVTGALYFVDGGITVAKGPVGDEISGSLKKEPKGELVTEHSQDGHTQIREEHQ; this is encoded by the coding sequence ATGAAAGGAAGATTAGAAGGAAAAGTGGCCATTGTGACCGGCGGCGGAACGGGCATAGGAGAAGCCATCTGTCACAAGTTTGCCAAAGAGGGAGCCAGCGTAGTGGTCTGTGGTTTCCCGGAAGACCCAGTAGAAGACGTGGCCAAAGCCATCACCAAAGACGGTGGCGTAGCCATTGCCTACACCGGTGACATCTCCATAGAAGCCAACGCCAAGACCTGCGTAGACCTGGCGGTCAAGCAATACGGCCAGCTGGATATTCTGGTGAACAACGCCGGTGTATTCCCGGTCACCGCGCTGTTGCAGGACTACCCTACAGATGCGTTTGAGTACATGCTGCGCCATAACGTGACCTCTGCGTTCATGATGAGCCGGGCGGCCTTGCCAGAACTACACAAAACCAAAGGCAACATCGTGTCGGCGGGGTCAGAGGCGGGGAAGATTGGCATTGCCCAGAATACGCCGTACGGCGGCACCAAAGGGTTTATCCATGCCTTTATGCAAGGGCTGGCGGTAGAGCAGGCGCAGTTTGGCGTGCGCTGCAACTGCGTGTGCCCAGGACCTATTGATACCGCCTGGACGCACAAGGAAACCGGCCCCATGGACAAGAAGATGGAGACCACCATGATTCAGGCCACGCCGCTGGGCAGAAGGGGCACCCCCGAAGAGGTAGCCAACGTCTACGCCTTCCTGGCCTCTGACGAAGCCTCTTACGTGACGGGTGCCTTATACTTTGTAGACGGCGGCATCACGGTGGCCAAAGGACCCGTGGGCGATGAGATTTCTGGTAGCCTCAAGAAAGAACCCAAGGGTGAGCTGGTAACGGAACATTCGCAAGACGGGCATACCCAGATTAGGGAAGAGCACCAATAA
- the recA gene encoding recombinase RecA codes for MSVNTEKLKALQLTIDKLDKTYGKGTVMKLNDTKVVDVPAISTGSLGLDIALGIGGLPRGRVVEIYGPESSGKTTLTMHCIAEAQKKGGIAAFIDAEHAFDKAYAEKLGIDTENLLIAQPDNGEQALEIADHLISSGAIDIIVIDSVAALVPKGELEGDMGDSKMGLQARLMSQALRKLTGTINKTGCCCIFINQLREKIGVMFGNPETTTGGNALKFYASVRLDIRRIGQIKEGADNITGNRTKVKVVKNKVAPPFKVVEFDIMYGQGISKVGEILDLGVELNIIQKSGSWFSYDGNRLGQGRDAVKQLLLDNEEMMQEIEDKIRAMVNGEPEKVAAVLEGTPE; via the coding sequence ATGAGTGTAAACACCGAAAAATTGAAAGCGCTCCAACTTACCATCGACAAGCTGGACAAGACCTACGGAAAAGGGACTGTCATGAAGCTGAACGATACCAAAGTGGTGGATGTACCGGCTATCTCTACCGGCTCCCTTGGTTTGGACATTGCGTTGGGCATTGGAGGTCTTCCACGCGGTAGAGTGGTTGAAATCTACGGACCAGAATCTTCTGGTAAAACCACGCTCACCATGCACTGCATTGCTGAAGCACAGAAAAAAGGCGGTATTGCCGCGTTCATTGACGCTGAGCACGCTTTTGACAAGGCCTACGCTGAGAAGCTGGGTATAGACACAGAAAACCTTTTGATTGCCCAGCCAGACAACGGTGAGCAAGCCCTTGAGATTGCAGACCACTTGATCAGCTCTGGTGCCATTGACATCATTGTGATTGACTCTGTGGCTGCTCTGGTTCCTAAAGGCGAATTGGAAGGCGACATGGGTGATAGCAAGATGGGTCTTCAGGCTCGTTTGATGTCTCAGGCGCTTCGTAAATTGACGGGTACCATCAACAAAACCGGTTGCTGCTGTATCTTCATCAACCAGTTGCGTGAGAAGATTGGTGTGATGTTCGGTAACCCAGAGACCACCACGGGCGGTAACGCTCTTAAATTCTACGCCTCTGTGCGTCTGGACATCCGTCGTATTGGTCAGATCAAAGAAGGTGCTGACAACATTACCGGTAACCGTACTAAGGTGAAAGTGGTGAAAAACAAAGTGGCGCCTCCGTTCAAAGTGGTGGAATTTGACATCATGTACGGGCAGGGTATCTCTAAAGTAGGTGAGATTCTTGACTTGGGCGTGGAGTTGAACATCATCCAGAAGTCTGGTTCTTGGTTCTCTTATGATGGTAACAGACTGGGTCAGGGCCGTGACGCCGTGAAGCAGTTGTTGCTGGACAATGAAGAGATGATGCAGGAGATTGAAGACAAAATCAGAGCCATGGTCAACGGTGAGCCAGAAAAAGTGGCCGCCGTGCTAGAAGGAACTCCAGAATAA
- a CDS encoding DUF2391 family protein, whose amino-acid sequence MQKKPIGDSLQEYGRGLIGGLIFSLPLLFTMEVWVSSYRTSPVLLLLNIALTYALLLGYNAYAGLRENASWKEVAIDSVEEMGIGLVLAFLFLLLLGLIDFDTMSLERIVYMVITEALTVAIGVSIGTAQLGTSANSEEVSVGMQETSAQKKDKGSSTLELVVLSVCAGMLLASNIAPTDEVFLLATSIKPLLVLGIVLVSLVLNGIILFYIGFRGAYETPAQQKPHFMEVLWNVSITYGTAFCVSAGALWFYGRFEGEGFHTGVQMTVILSLVASLGASAGRLLLDQEANPDVSKTDNYEKEPA is encoded by the coding sequence ATGCAAAAAAAGCCAATAGGGGACTCCCTTCAAGAATATGGCCGAGGCTTGATTGGTGGACTCATCTTCAGTTTGCCCTTGCTCTTCACCATGGAAGTCTGGGTGAGCAGCTACCGAACTTCGCCTGTCTTGTTGCTTTTAAACATAGCCCTCACCTATGCCTTGCTGTTGGGCTACAATGCCTATGCCGGCCTGCGGGAGAATGCGTCCTGGAAAGAGGTGGCCATCGACTCTGTAGAAGAAATGGGGATTGGGCTGGTACTGGCCTTTTTGTTCTTGCTGCTTCTGGGCCTTATTGACTTTGACACCATGTCCTTGGAGCGGATTGTCTACATGGTCATCACCGAGGCCTTGACGGTGGCCATTGGGGTGTCCATTGGGACCGCGCAACTGGGTACGTCGGCTAACAGTGAGGAAGTGTCCGTGGGCATGCAAGAGACCTCTGCTCAAAAAAAGGACAAGGGTTCTTCTACCTTAGAGTTAGTAGTGCTGTCTGTCTGCGCCGGTATGCTATTGGCCTCTAACATTGCGCCCACAGATGAAGTGTTTCTGCTGGCCACTTCCATCAAACCCTTGTTGGTATTGGGCATTGTGTTGGTGTCACTGGTGTTAAACGGCATCATTCTTTTTTACATAGGGTTTAGGGGAGCCTATGAAACGCCTGCCCAACAAAAGCCCCATTTCATGGAAGTCCTCTGGAATGTGAGCATCACGTACGGCACCGCGTTCTGTGTGTCTGCAGGAGCCTTGTGGTTTTATGGCCGGTTTGAAGGGGAAGGGTTCCACACGGGTGTGCAAATGACCGTCATATTAAGTCTGGTGGCTTCTTTAGGTGCTTCAGCGGGTAGGCTGCTGCTAGACCAAGAAGCCAATCCAGACGTTTCCAAAACCGACAACTATGAAAAAGAACCTGCTTGA
- a CDS encoding response regulator transcription factor, protein MQVQAKYKVLVVDDDPDIVELLQYNLEKEGYEVAQAGNGKEALEVARTFKPDIILLDVMMPVMDGITACRQFRDNPKFKDTRILFLTARSEEFSEVAAFDAGADDFIVKPIKPRALISRLAAFVRRDNQQAEVSPVIEIGDLRIDRTSFNVQRGDQKITLPKKEFELLAFLAATPNKVFSRDELLNNVWGNDVFVIARTVDVHIRKVREKIGEDQIKTIKGVGYKFNTD, encoded by the coding sequence ATGCAAGTTCAAGCTAAATACAAGGTTTTGGTAGTAGACGATGACCCAGATATTGTGGAGCTTCTGCAGTACAACCTGGAGAAAGAGGGCTATGAGGTAGCACAGGCCGGCAACGGCAAAGAGGCCTTGGAGGTGGCCCGCACGTTCAAGCCAGACATCATCCTGCTGGACGTGATGATGCCGGTCATGGATGGCATTACCGCCTGCCGACAGTTCAGGGACAATCCCAAGTTCAAAGACACCCGCATCCTGTTCCTGACCGCCCGCTCTGAGGAGTTCTCTGAAGTTGCTGCCTTTGACGCCGGCGCCGATGATTTCATTGTCAAGCCCATCAAGCCCAGGGCGCTCATTAGCAGGCTGGCCGCCTTCGTGCGCCGGGATAACCAGCAGGCCGAGGTGAGCCCGGTGATTGAGATTGGTGATCTGCGCATTGACCGTACCAGCTTCAACGTGCAGCGCGGCGACCAGAAAATCACCCTCCCTAAGAAAGAGTTTGAACTGCTGGCGTTCTTGGCGGCCACGCCCAACAAGGTGTTTAGCCGCGATGAGCTGCTGAACAACGTCTGGGGCAATGACGTGTTTGTGATTGCGCGCACCGTAGACGTACACATTAGAAAAGTGCGCGAGAAAATAGGCGAAGACCAAATAAAGACCATCAAAGGCGTTGGCTACAAATTCAACACCGACTAA
- the rpsI gene encoding 30S ribosomal protein S9, with amino-acid sequence MEVLNTSGRRKTSVARIYMTPGQGNITINDRDIKEYFPSEVLQTIVQQPLATIDAIGKYDVRANIKGGGVAGQAEALRLAITKALVEENAETRPALKKEGFLTRDPRMVERKKFGKRKARRSFQFSKR; translated from the coding sequence ATGGAAGTTCTCAATACATCTGGTAGAAGAAAAACCTCGGTGGCGCGCATCTACATGACGCCTGGGCAAGGGAATATCACTATTAACGATAGAGATATTAAGGAATACTTCCCGAGCGAAGTATTACAGACCATCGTACAGCAGCCGTTGGCTACTATTGACGCGATCGGTAAATACGACGTTCGTGCGAACATCAAAGGTGGCGGTGTGGCAGGTCAGGCAGAAGCCTTACGACTGGCTATCACTAAGGCTTTGGTAGAAGAAAACGCTGAGACCCGTCCGGCCCTTAAGAAAGAAGGTTTCTTAACACGTGACCCACGCATGGTGGAGCGTAAGAAATTCGGTAAGCGCAAGGCTCGTCGTTCATTCCAGTTCTCTAAACGTTAA
- a CDS encoding cell wall metabolism sensor histidine kinase WalK, whose translation MAEVGSGKFKLTSKGIAVIISLLVAAIITSYLLVSPNLEFKQRILALGFTFSSCFLLVYFSYEALIFKEINIIYDGLDKTKRKDFRRMSNKFLWRPEPLKRIKEEIYHMAAQKQKEIDELKRLQALRREFLADVSHELKTPIFAAQGFIHTLLDGAMDDVKVRDKFLQKAAKSLDGLDELVQDLITISQLEKGVVQMNKTAFDLRQLSHEVFEQLETKAALKGITLHLVQDELENYLVQADRGRIKQVLINLLDNAIKYGREHGNIWLSFSAGKKKTLVTVKDDGRGIPKEHQTRIFERFYRIDKSRTRDTSGGGSGLGLAISKHIVEAHRSTIAIESEVGKGTILKFKLPTARVKGD comes from the coding sequence TTGGCAGAGGTTGGTTCCGGCAAATTCAAACTGACCTCCAAAGGCATTGCGGTGATCATCTCTCTGTTGGTGGCCGCTATCATCACCTCCTACCTGTTGGTTTCGCCTAACCTGGAGTTCAAACAGCGCATTCTGGCGCTGGGCTTCACGTTTTCGTCGTGCTTTCTGCTGGTGTACTTCTCTTATGAGGCGCTCATCTTCAAGGAGATCAACATCATCTATGACGGCCTGGACAAGACCAAGCGCAAGGACTTTAGGCGCATGAGCAACAAGTTCCTCTGGCGCCCAGAGCCGCTCAAGCGCATTAAGGAGGAGATTTACCACATGGCCGCCCAGAAGCAGAAGGAGATTGACGAGCTTAAACGCCTACAAGCCTTACGCCGCGAATTCCTGGCAGACGTGTCCCATGAGTTGAAAACCCCCATTTTCGCGGCGCAGGGCTTTATCCATACCTTGTTGGACGGCGCCATGGACGATGTAAAGGTGCGTGACAAGTTCCTGCAGAAAGCGGCCAAGAGCTTGGACGGATTAGACGAGCTGGTACAGGACCTGATCACCATCTCTCAGCTGGAGAAGGGCGTGGTGCAGATGAACAAGACCGCCTTTGACCTGCGTCAACTGTCGCATGAGGTCTTTGAGCAACTAGAAACCAAGGCCGCCCTAAAAGGCATTACCCTGCATCTGGTGCAGGACGAACTGGAAAACTACCTGGTACAAGCAGACAGAGGCCGCATCAAGCAGGTGCTCATTAACCTCTTGGACAACGCCATTAAGTACGGTCGGGAGCACGGCAACATCTGGCTCTCCTTCTCTGCCGGCAAGAAAAAGACCTTGGTAACCGTGAAAGACGATGGCCGCGGCATTCCCAAAGAGCACCAGACCCGCATTTTTGAGCGTTTTTACCGCATTGACAAAAGCCGCACCAGAGACACTAGCGGCGGGGGCTCTGGCTTGGGCTTGGCTATCTCTAAACACATTGTAGAAGCCCATCGCTCCACCATCGCCATTGAAAGCGAGGTAGGCAAAGGCACCATTCTCAAGTTTAAGCTGCCTACGGCCAGGGTAAAAGGTGACTAG
- a CDS encoding GNAT family N-acetyltransferase, protein MRLVQKGKSPFSMRQHITSYVSSFHLTTPRLLLRPYHQEEAQVFLDLLDENRERLLSDFPDRTSSVTNLEEAVNRIKLLEYQRRTGDLHSFGLWRQQDHQYIGDITIRRLARGKKVAEVGYYIDASAEGKGYISEAMLALLEYAFEVLRMDAISLRCAKENQRSQKVAERCGFTWTGEFVPYLNQLSDKPPRPLYTYRITRKEYTSKAA, encoded by the coding sequence ATGCGCCTCGTACAAAAAGGCAAGTCCCCTTTTTCTATGCGGCAGCACATCACCTCTTATGTTTCGTCTTTTCACCTGACCACGCCCCGGCTGTTGTTGCGGCCTTACCACCAGGAAGAAGCCCAGGTATTCCTGGATTTGCTGGATGAGAACAGAGAAAGGTTACTGTCAGATTTCCCAGACAGGACTTCCTCAGTGACCAATTTGGAAGAGGCCGTAAACCGAATTAAGCTTCTGGAGTACCAGCGCCGCACCGGAGACTTGCATAGCTTTGGGCTTTGGCGACAACAAGACCACCAGTACATTGGGGACATTACCATACGGCGCCTGGCGCGCGGCAAGAAAGTGGCCGAAGTGGGGTATTACATTGACGCCTCGGCAGAGGGCAAGGGCTACATCTCTGAGGCCATGCTGGCGCTGCTGGAATACGCCTTTGAGGTCTTGCGCATGGATGCTATCAGTCTGCGTTGCGCCAAGGAAAACCAGCGGAGCCAGAAGGTGGCAGAGCGCTGCGGCTTTACATGGACCGGCGAATTTGTGCCCTACCTCAACCAACTGTCAGACAAGCCTCCCCGGCCGCTCTACACGTACCGCATCACCAGAAAGGAATACACCAGCAAAGCCGCTTAG